A genomic segment from Geitlerinema sp. PCC 7407 encodes:
- a CDS encoding chemotaxis protein CheW has translation MDSQSYLIFSLGDARYGVEALLVQELFFLPQLTPVVEAPPAIAGIVRVRGEILSVINLERFLRCKPRPYSITDSVIVLAQGDRRVGILVHQVHEIQTISADQVVTDWAGRSPISIPTATLTGVTQINDQLVFLLNAASLFGYLHASAPPVSSSEQDLSGDAESLSGSDRAHSYFFPEATPEEREIFLHRAKNLLYQTETQDASQLIPLAVIGLGNEYFGIELDIVREFTDVRQVTPIPCCPAHVVGNMNLRGEILTLVDVRPSLSVVTTAQTTSDQAVVLQVEDIIVGLQVDEVCDVVYLHPSDIKPVPNAVRNSTEDYLKGSAPYQTAMMSILDLAKFLSQGGLVVDEEVA, from the coding sequence ATGGATAGTCAGTCATATCTCATTTTTAGTTTGGGAGATGCGCGCTACGGGGTCGAGGCGCTGCTGGTGCAGGAGCTGTTTTTCTTGCCCCAGTTGACCCCGGTGGTCGAGGCTCCCCCAGCGATCGCGGGCATCGTCCGGGTGCGAGGCGAGATTTTGTCGGTGATCAATCTTGAGCGCTTTTTGCGGTGCAAGCCCCGGCCTTACAGCATCACCGACAGCGTGATTGTCCTGGCCCAGGGCGATCGCCGCGTCGGCATCCTCGTGCACCAAGTCCACGAAATCCAGACCATCTCGGCAGACCAAGTCGTCACCGACTGGGCCGGGCGATCGCCCATCAGCATCCCCACTGCCACCCTCACCGGCGTCACCCAGATCAACGATCAGCTCGTCTTTTTGCTCAACGCCGCCAGCTTGTTTGGCTATCTCCACGCCAGCGCCCCGCCGGTCAGCAGCAGCGAGCAAGACCTCAGCGGCGACGCCGAGAGCCTTTCGGGGAGCGATCGCGCCCACAGCTACTTTTTCCCCGAGGCCACCCCCGAAGAACGAGAAATTTTTCTGCATCGGGCCAAAAACCTCCTGTATCAGACCGAAACTCAGGACGCCAGCCAGCTCATTCCCCTCGCCGTGATTGGCCTCGGCAACGAATACTTCGGCATCGAGCTCGACATCGTGCGCGAGTTCACCGACGTTCGCCAAGTGACGCCAATTCCCTGCTGCCCCGCCCACGTCGTCGGCAACATGAACCTGCGAGGCGAAATCTTGACCCTGGTGGATGTGCGCCCATCCCTCAGCGTCGTCACCACCGCCCAGACCACTTCAGACCAAGCCGTGGTCCTCCAAGTCGAAGACATCATCGTCGGCCTTCAGGTCGACGAGGTCTGCGACGTTGTATACCTTCATCCCAGCGATATCAAGCCCGTGCCCAATGCTGTCCGCAACAGCACCGAAGACTATCTCAAAGGATCCGCCCCTTACCA